CCTAAAATTTAATGTCCTTTTTTCTTTTGTTTCTTTTTTTTCTGCTTCAAATCGTAAATATATTGTTTGTGATGATCTTTAGCATTTTTTTTATTCTTTTTTCTTATTGCTTTGTTCTCTTCATGTTGTTTTTTTAGAGCTTCTTGTGCTTTCGTACCAATACCTTTTGGTCGACAGATTTTTTGAATATCTCTTTGCTGCTTTTTGGGATTGATTTTTTTAGGTTTGCTAATTTGATTAGTTGATTGTGATGAGAAATTTAGCTTGTAGAAATTTTTGCATATGAAGTCTAAAATCTCACCATCTTTTGGTTCAGCACCGAATGTTATTTTAGCAACTTCGTAGCAGTTTGAATTTTCAAACTCAAAAAGACCTATCCAAAAAGGTTTTTCGAAAATAATGCTTAGTTTTAATTCATTCATTTAGAATCCTCCTGTGAAATAGCTCAGATGAGTATGGACAACCCCAGGAGGGCAGGTTACTGCTACCATATCAGTAGGTCCGGACTACCAACCGGACAGTGTTTTTTACTCGAGCGTTAATATTTTATTACTATTTTGATTTTACATAGAAAAGATTATAAGTGCAATAGAATAATTGACTCTAATCATAATTGGTATAAAAATTATCAACATATGATGATATTATAGTAAATATGAAGGAAATTGATTAGTGGAGGTTTAAAAGATGAAAAATCCAGCTACAAAAGATATTTTTGAA
This genomic interval from Tissierellales bacterium contains the following:
- a CDS encoding YjdF family protein: MNELKLSIIFEKPFWIGLFEFENSNCYEVAKITFGAEPKDGEILDFICKNFYKLNFSSQSTNQISKPKKINPKKQQRDIQKICRPKGIGTKAQEALKKQHEENKAIRKKNKKNAKDHHKQYIYDLKQKKKKQKKKGH